From a region of the Desulfuromonas sp. KJ2020 genome:
- a CDS encoding DUF2845 domain-containing protein: MKKITVLVVLSFLLSPLLAGAAGMRCDGYVISEGATKVEVLQKCGDPLLKEVVGEETVFDYFLGSGSARKVVVEQWTYDMGAGSFMRILTFKGGELATIEHGDRQ; encoded by the coding sequence ATGAAAAAGATAACTGTCCTGGTCGTCCTGTCATTTCTGCTTTCTCCCCTCTTGGCCGGGGCGGCGGGCATGCGCTGCGACGGCTATGTCATCTCCGAGGGAGCCACCAAAGTTGAAGTGCTGCAGAAATGCGGCGACCCGTTGCTGAAGGAAGTCGTGGGAGAAGAAACGGTTTTCGATTACTTTCTCGGCAGCGGCTCAGCCCGCAAGGTCGTGGTCGAGCAATGGACCTACGACATGGGCGCGGGCAGCTTCATGCGTATTTTGACCTTCAAAGGAGGGGAGCTGGCCACCATAGAACACGGCGACCGGCAATAA
- a CDS encoding TrkH family potassium uptake protein translates to MNVLLTFRILGAMLLFLSAAILVPVPFSLYFADGAAVAFGLSSLVTLASGLAMFVGCRSEKELSVREGFAVVTFGWIFYTLFGALPYLFSGAIANPVDACFETMSGFTTTGATILTAIEGLPESVLLWRSLTQWLGGMGIIVMSLAILPMLGVGGMQLFKAEVPGPTADRLKPRIQDTAKLLWGVYVLLTSVQTGLLMLGGMNFFEALSHSFSTLSSGGFSTRNASVAAYDSAYIDWVITFFMFLAGVNFALHFQALRGKLRELHRNEEFLFYLALTLGVTAILVFLNHGSVYTSLFDNLRYSAFQTTSILTTTGFGTADYETWSVLAQYLLLFLMFVGGCAGSTGGGMKVARILLLFKHAMVGLYRLIHPRAIRLVKLSGHPVDRDVMQAILGFFALYMGLFVFASFLMAATGMDVVSAGASVVATLGNIGPGIGSVGPVDNYAHIVPFGKLVLTACMLLGRLEIFTVLVLLFPSFWRK, encoded by the coding sequence ATGAACGTGCTGCTGACCTTCCGCATTCTCGGGGCCATGCTGCTCTTTTTGTCAGCCGCCATCCTGGTCCCCGTCCCCTTTTCTCTCTACTTCGCCGATGGAGCCGCCGTCGCTTTCGGCCTGTCTTCCCTGGTCACCCTGGCGTCGGGACTGGCCATGTTCGTCGGCTGTCGCTCGGAAAAAGAGCTCTCCGTGCGCGAGGGCTTCGCCGTGGTCACCTTCGGCTGGATTTTTTATACCCTGTTCGGCGCCCTACCCTATCTGTTCAGCGGCGCCATCGCCAACCCGGTCGACGCCTGCTTCGAAACCATGAGCGGCTTCACCACGACGGGCGCCACCATTCTGACGGCCATCGAGGGTCTACCGGAGAGTGTTCTCCTCTGGCGGTCTCTGACCCAGTGGCTCGGCGGCATGGGGATCATCGTCATGTCCCTGGCTATTCTGCCCATGCTCGGTGTCGGCGGCATGCAGCTGTTCAAGGCCGAAGTTCCCGGCCCCACGGCGGATCGCCTCAAGCCGCGCATTCAGGATACGGCCAAGCTGCTGTGGGGGGTCTACGTGCTGCTGACCTCGGTGCAGACAGGCCTGCTCATGCTGGGGGGCATGAACTTCTTTGAAGCGCTCTCCCACTCTTTCTCGACCCTGTCTTCGGGGGGATTCTCCACCCGCAACGCCTCGGTGGCCGCCTACGACAGCGCCTACATCGATTGGGTAATCACCTTCTTCATGTTTCTGGCCGGGGTGAACTTTGCCCTGCATTTTCAAGCCCTGCGCGGGAAGCTGCGTGAATTGCACCGCAACGAGGAATTCCTCTTTTACCTGGCCCTTACCCTCGGGGTGACCGCCATTCTCGTCTTTCTCAATCACGGCAGCGTCTATACCTCCTTGTTCGACAACCTGCGCTACAGTGCTTTTCAGACCACCTCCATTCTCACCACCACCGGCTTTGGCACCGCCGATTACGAGACCTGGTCCGTGCTGGCCCAATATCTGCTGCTCTTTCTCATGTTTGTGGGCGGCTGTGCCGGCTCCACCGGCGGCGGCATGAAGGTAGCCCGCATCCTGCTGCTGTTCAAGCATGCCATGGTCGGCCTCTACCGCCTCATTCACCCGCGGGCCATCCGTCTGGTCAAATTGAGCGGCCACCCCGTCGACCGTGACGTCATGCAGGCCATTCTCGGTTTTTTCGCCCTGTATATGGGGCTTTTCGTCTTCGCCTCCTTTCTCATGGCGGCGACAGGAATGGATGTGGTTTCGGCCGGCGCCTCCGTGGTGGCCACGTTGGGCAATATCGGTCCGGGGATCGGCTCGGTGGGGCCGGTGGACAATTACGCCCACATCGTCCCCTTCGGCAAACTGGTCCTGACCGCCTGTATGCTGCTCGGACGTCTGGAAATCTTTACCGTGTTGGTGCTGCTCTTCCCCTCTTTCTGGCGCAAATAA
- the trkA gene encoding Trk system potassium transporter TrkA, producing the protein MKILIIGAGQVGYFLCERLSLEGHEVTLIDRDSDHLQRTQDRLNVMGIVGNGASAESLEQAGIKDTEIFIAVTDMDEVNILACLLAREYGVPTRVARVKSIEYSGGGAVLSKEKLGIDLLINPDDAVAEEISKIACRSGAFDVAEFVEGQIQFIGYRIGESSPLCDLTLKELGEIRGIYRFVVTAISRGDKTIIPRGDDTIQAGDRIFIFAHQKDMPAIQYMLKLEEEQVSKKPRIFILGGGHIGLRIAEMLEKRRFDVRLVDRNENRCHKLSAKLNRTMVIHAEGTDIRTLIDEGVENADVFIAVTDNDETNILCSLLCKKHGARRALALVNNPELVNLAPTLGLDASVSPRLAAAGAILKYVRRGGVISLATVEGSNSEVLEIEVKQGSGIENKTLQDLHFPAGAIIGAIVRGTTYEIPSGESRLKEGDRVVIFALPGALAKVERFFE; encoded by the coding sequence ATGAAGATACTCATAATCGGAGCCGGACAGGTCGGCTATTTTCTCTGCGAACGCCTCAGCCTTGAAGGACACGAGGTCACCCTCATCGACCGCGACAGCGATCATCTTCAGCGCACTCAGGATCGCCTGAACGTCATGGGGATCGTCGGCAACGGCGCCAGCGCCGAGTCCCTCGAACAGGCCGGCATCAAGGATACCGAGATTTTCATCGCCGTCACGGACATGGACGAGGTCAACATCCTGGCCTGCCTGCTCGCCCGCGAGTACGGCGTCCCCACCCGGGTGGCCCGGGTCAAGAGCATCGAGTACAGCGGCGGCGGCGCGGTGCTGTCCAAAGAGAAACTCGGCATCGACCTGCTCATCAACCCCGACGACGCCGTGGCCGAGGAAATCAGCAAAATCGCCTGCCGCTCCGGCGCCTTCGATGTGGCGGAGTTCGTCGAAGGTCAGATTCAGTTCATCGGCTACCGCATCGGTGAATCGAGTCCCCTCTGCGACCTGACCCTCAAGGAGCTCGGGGAGATCCGCGGCATCTACCGCTTTGTGGTTACGGCCATCAGCCGGGGGGACAAAACCATCATTCCCCGCGGGGACGACACCATCCAGGCCGGGGATCGCATTTTCATCTTTGCCCACCAGAAAGACATGCCGGCGATCCAGTACATGCTTAAACTGGAGGAGGAACAGGTCAGCAAAAAGCCGCGCATCTTTATTCTGGGGGGCGGCCATATCGGCCTGCGCATCGCCGAGATGCTGGAGAAGCGCCGATTCGATGTGCGCCTGGTCGACCGCAACGAAAACCGCTGTCACAAACTTTCGGCCAAACTGAACCGGACCATGGTCATTCACGCCGAGGGCACGGATATCCGCACCCTTATCGACGAGGGCGTCGAAAACGCCGATGTCTTCATCGCCGTCACCGACAACGATGAGACCAACATCCTCTGTTCGCTGCTCTGCAAAAAACACGGCGCCCGCCGGGCCCTGGCCCTGGTCAACAATCCGGAACTGGTCAATCTGGCTCCCACCCTCGGCCTCGACGCCAGCGTCTCGCCCCGCCTGGCCGCGGCCGGCGCCATTCTCAAATACGTGCGCCGCGGCGGCGTCATTTCCCTGGCCACCGTCGAAGGAAGCAACTCGGAAGTGCTCGAAATCGAAGTCAAGCAGGGCAGCGGCATCGAGAACAAGACCCTGCAGGATCTGCATTTCCCGGCCGGCGCCATCATCGGCGCCATCGTCCGCGGCACCACCTATGAAATCCCCAGTGGCGAAAGCCGGCTCAAAGAGGGTGACCGCGTCGTCATCTTCGCTCTCCCCGGCGCCCTCGCCAAGGTGGAAAGGTTTTTTGAATAG
- a CDS encoding HNH endonuclease: protein MDFFLEVSEEDIRRERAKARELRQSQWWKNRIAAGRCYYCGAEVSPKELTLDHIVPLVRGGRSTKGNCVPACKECNSKKQSLLPLEWEDYLAHLQAQK, encoded by the coding sequence ATGGACTTTTTTCTGGAAGTATCCGAAGAAGATATCCGCCGGGAGCGCGCCAAGGCCCGTGAGCTGCGCCAGAGCCAGTGGTGGAAGAACCGCATCGCTGCCGGGCGCTGTTATTATTGCGGGGCCGAAGTCTCCCCCAAAGAGCTGACGCTGGATCATATCGTTCCCCTTGTTCGGGGCGGCCGAAGCACCAAGGGCAACTGCGTGCCGGCCTGCAAGGAGTGCAACAGCAAAAAGCAGAGCCTGCTGCCGCTGGAGTGGGAGGACTACCTGGCCCATCTGCAGGCCCAGAAATAG
- the glgA gene encoding glycogen synthase GlgA, whose protein sequence is MKILLVSPEVAPYAKTGGLADVAGSLPQALRRLGHDVRVMLPCFQSIQRGGFALRKSRKSVEIPVAGQERKGLLRQTTLEGVTVYFIENQEFFDREGLYGTPAGDYADNAERFGFFCRAVLAFLRRLDFRPDVIHLNDWQTGLIPVLLRTELRNDPFYASMGTLLTIHNLGYQGLFPATVLESLDLPPSLFTMEALEYYGQISFLKGGIVYADKINTVSPTYRDEILTPAMGIGFDGILRARQQDVSGILNGLDSKQWDPSIDTALPTNYSAANLQGKKSNKRALQKSLGLDTQAKGPLVAMVTRLDTQKGLDIVEGAWQDMLQRDLQFVLLGSGEKVHTDRFARLQKDAPGRSYIHLGFDDGLARRIYAGSDLFLMPSLYEPCGLGQLIALRYGSLPLVRRTGGLADTVHDPADDPQRANGFVFDEPTPAALLAALDRALALYGDRRSWLRLVKRGMAQDFSWTRSAQDYLQLYHRAQETRHG, encoded by the coding sequence ATGAAAATCCTGTTGGTCTCCCCCGAAGTCGCTCCCTACGCCAAAACCGGCGGATTGGCCGATGTGGCCGGTTCCCTGCCGCAGGCGCTCCGCCGCCTGGGCCATGATGTCCGGGTCATGCTTCCCTGCTTCCAGAGCATCCAGCGCGGCGGCTTTGCTCTGCGCAAAAGCCGTAAAAGTGTGGAAATCCCCGTTGCCGGTCAGGAGCGCAAGGGGCTGCTGCGTCAGACCACGCTTGAGGGGGTCACCGTCTACTTCATCGAAAACCAGGAGTTTTTTGACCGCGAGGGTCTGTACGGCACGCCGGCGGGAGATTACGCCGACAACGCCGAACGCTTCGGCTTTTTCTGTCGGGCGGTTCTCGCTTTTTTGCGCCGCCTCGATTTCCGCCCCGACGTCATCCACCTCAACGACTGGCAGACCGGCCTGATCCCCGTTTTGCTGCGCACCGAGCTGCGCAATGATCCCTTCTACGCCTCCATGGGAACGCTGCTGACCATCCACAACCTCGGCTACCAGGGGCTCTTTCCGGCCACCGTTCTGGAATCCCTCGACCTGCCGCCCTCGCTCTTCACCATGGAGGCCCTGGAATACTATGGGCAGATCTCCTTCCTCAAGGGCGGCATCGTCTACGCCGACAAAATCAATACCGTCTCGCCCACCTATCGGGACGAAATTCTCACCCCCGCCATGGGTATTGGTTTTGACGGCATCCTGCGTGCGAGGCAGCAGGACGTCAGCGGCATCCTCAACGGGCTCGACAGCAAGCAATGGGATCCCTCCATCGACACGGCCCTGCCCACCAACTACAGCGCCGCCAACCTGCAAGGCAAGAAAAGCAACAAAAGAGCCCTGCAGAAAAGCCTTGGCTTGGACACGCAGGCGAAGGGACCGCTGGTGGCCATGGTTACCCGGCTGGACACGCAGAAGGGGCTGGATATTGTCGAAGGTGCCTGGCAGGATATGCTTCAGCGCGACCTGCAATTCGTTCTGCTCGGCAGCGGTGAAAAAGTCCACACGGATCGCTTTGCCCGCCTGCAAAAGGACGCTCCCGGGCGCAGCTATATCCATCTGGGCTTTGATGACGGTCTGGCCCGGCGCATTTACGCCGGCAGCGATCTCTTTCTCATGCCCAGCCTGTACGAACCCTGCGGCCTGGGGCAGCTTATCGCCCTGCGCTACGGCAGCCTGCCCCTGGTGCGCCGCACCGGCGGCCTGGCTGACACGGTGCATGACCCGGCCGACGACCCGCAACGCGCCAACGGCTTTGTCTTTGACGAGCCGACGCCCGCCGCCCTCCTGGCCGCCCTCGACCGCGCCCTCGCCCTTTATGGAGACCGACGCAGCTGGTTGCGCCTGGTCAAGCGCGGCATGGCGCAGGACTTTTCATGGACGCGGTCGGCCCAAGACTATCTGCAACTCTATCACCGCGCACAGGAGACCCGCCATGGCTGA